In the genome of Siniperca chuatsi isolate FFG_IHB_CAS linkage group LG17, ASM2008510v1, whole genome shotgun sequence, one region contains:
- the fam8a1a gene encoding protein FAM8A1 yields the protein MFATTTTSDNGRDGPESDAKPPRTTATTEYCAKLQQWMWQYYWGYANWQSWVSLSAFPPPCSFPPPGTSAQTAGTPASTSGGGQHAFDTGNWYSYPYPLGFPASSTHPGAAQTEQGSAATPTPANVTDARPAQQQNGNPAQPGREYTIPSPLQRFLAETVDFFILFCVKATIVLWIMHLSGMKDIAKFITHFIVEEIDENTSMEDLQKMMAVALVYRVLVCVYETICIWGAGGATPGKFLLGLRVVTCDTSTLVRPNRVLVVPASNVSLSASTVRALNKNFSIAFLFPVFITLLFFQHNRTVYDIVAGTIVVQRRGGR from the exons ATGTTTGCGACTACGACTACGAGTGACAACGGCCGTGACGGTCCTGAAAGTGATGCAAAGCCGCCTCGGACCACCGCAACAACGGAATACTGCGCAAAGTTGCAGCAGTGGATGTGGCAGTATTACTGGGGGTATGCCAACTGGCAGAGCTGGGTCTCTCTGTCAGCCTTCCCTCCTCCGTGCAGTTTCCCTCCGCCGGGGACAAGCGCTCAGACAGCGGGTACACCTGCCTCGACCTCCGGCGGCGGGCAGCACGCTTTTGACACGGGAAACTGGTACAGCTACCCTTATCCCCTCGGTTTCCCTGCATCCTCTACTCATCCGGGTGCTGCCCAGACCGAGCAGGGCTCAGCCGCGACCCCGACCCCAGCTAATGTTACTGATGCCCGGCCAGCCCAGCAGCAGAATGGGAATCCAGCTCAGCCAG GACGGGAGTACAccatcccctctcctctccagagGTTCCTAGCTGAGACAGTGGACTTCTTTATCCTGTTTTGTGTGAAGGCCACCATCGTGCTGTGGATCATGCATCTGAGTGGTATGAA GGACATTGCCAAATTTATTACCCACTTCATCGTGGAGGAGATAGATGAGAACACGTCCATGGAGGACCTACAGAAGATGATGGCTGTAGCTCTGGTCTACAGGGTGTTAGTGTGCGTCTATGAG ACAATCTGTATTTGGGGTGCTGGTGGTGCCACACCAGGGAAGTTCCTGCTTGGCCTGCGGGTGGTGACATGTGACACGTCCACTCTGGTCCGACCCAACCGAGTCCTTGTAGTCCCAGCGTCTAATGTTTCCCTCTCTGC CTCCACAGTGCGGGCACTTAATAAGAACTTCTCCATTGCCTTCCTCTTTCCCGTCTTCATCACTCTCCTTTTCTTCCAGCACAACAGGACTGTGTATGACATCGTGGCAGGGACCATTGTTGTCCAGCGTAGAGGGGGCAGATAG
- the fabp4a gene encoding fatty acid binding protein 4a isoform X1 codes for MVEKFVGTWKMISSENFDDYMKAIGVGFATRQVGNRTKPNLVVTVDEQGIVCLKSQSTFKTTEIKFKLNEPFEETTADDRKTRTVVTLENGKLVQKQSWDGKETNIEREIADGKLIASAPDVCPFSPLPTEMHNGRRGRSEDVCKGGMTGSLQPSRRLHCWMTGSVQ; via the exons ATGGTTGAGAAGTTTGTTGGGACGTGGAAGATGATTTCCAGCGAGAACTTTGACGACTACATGAAGGCAATTG GTGTGGGATTTGCGACCCGCCAGGTGGGGAATCGGACCAAGCCCAATTTGGTAGTGACCGTGGACGAGCAAGGGATTGTATGCTTGAAATCTCAAAGCACCTTCAAAACGACCGAAATCAAGTTCAAGCTCAACGAGCCATTTGAAGAGACGACCGCCGACGATAGGAAGACACGG ACCGTGGTGACTCTGGAGAACGGAAAACTTGTGCAGAAACAGAGCTGGGATGGCAAAGAAACGAATATCGAGAGGGAGATCGCAGATGGGAAATTGATAGCG TCCGCACCTGATGTCTGTcctttctcccccctccccacagAAATGCATAATGGGAGACGTGGTCGCAGTGAGGATGTATGTAAAGGAGGCATGACGGGGTCCCTTCAGCCCTCCCGTCGGTTGCATTGCTGGATGACAGGCTCAGTTCAATGA
- the fabp4a gene encoding fatty acid binding protein 4a isoform X2: MVEKFVGTWKMISSENFDDYMKAIGVGFATRQVGNRTKPNLVVTVDEQGIVCLKSQSTFKTTEIKFKLNEPFEETTADDRKTRTVVTLENGKLVQKQSWDGKETNIEREIADGKLIAKCIMGDVVAVRMYVKEA, translated from the exons ATGGTTGAGAAGTTTGTTGGGACGTGGAAGATGATTTCCAGCGAGAACTTTGACGACTACATGAAGGCAATTG GTGTGGGATTTGCGACCCGCCAGGTGGGGAATCGGACCAAGCCCAATTTGGTAGTGACCGTGGACGAGCAAGGGATTGTATGCTTGAAATCTCAAAGCACCTTCAAAACGACCGAAATCAAGTTCAAGCTCAACGAGCCATTTGAAGAGACGACCGCCGACGATAGGAAGACACGG ACCGTGGTGACTCTGGAGAACGGAAAACTTGTGCAGAAACAGAGCTGGGATGGCAAAGAAACGAATATCGAGAGGGAGATCGCAGATGGGAAATTGATAGCG AAATGCATAATGGGAGACGTGGTCGCAGTGAGGATGTATGTAAAGGAGGCATGA